One window of the Alligator mississippiensis isolate rAllMis1 chromosome 5, rAllMis1, whole genome shotgun sequence genome contains the following:
- the LRRC8C gene encoding volume-regulated anion channel subunit LRRC8C has product MIPVTEFRQFSEQQPAFRVLKPWWDVFTDYLSVAMLMIGVFGCTLQVMQDKIICLPKRVQPWQNDSYSPNVSTTVPNTTLFPPPKPSTPPATVEMKGLKTDLDLQQYSFINQMCYERALHWYAKYFPYLVLIHTLVFMLCSNFWFKFPGSSSKIEHFISILGKCFDSPWTTRALSEVSGEDSEEKDNRKNNISRSNTIQPSTEGTLVKTQSLKSIPEKLVVDKGTVGALDKKEGEQAKALFEKVKKFRLHVEESDLLYAMYVRQTVLKVIKFLIIIAYNSALVSEVQFTVDCNVDIQDMTGYKNFSCNHTMAHLFSKLSFCYLCFVSIYGLTCLYTLYWLFYRSLKEYSFEYVRQETGIDDIPDVKNDFAFMLHMIDQYDPLYSKRFAVFLSEVSENKLKQLNLNNEWTADKLRQRLQTNVHNHLELQLFMLSGLPDTVFEITELQSLKLEIINNVMIPATIAQLDNLQELSLHQCSVKIHSAALAFLKENLKILSVKFDDIRELPPWMYGLRNLEELYLIGSLSHDISKNITLESFRDLKSLKILYIKSNVSKIPQSAVDVSSHLQKLCIYNDGTKLVMFNNLKKMVNLTELELVHCDLERIPHAVFSLLSLQELDLKENNLKSIEEIVSFQHLRKLTILKLWYNSITYIPEHIKKLTSLERLFFSHNKIEVLPSHLFLCNKIRYLDLSYNDIRFIPPEIGVLQSLQYFSITCNKVESVPDELYFCKKLKTLKIGKNNLSVLSPKIGNLVFLSYLDIKGNHFEILPPELGECRALKRIGLIVEDTLFETLPSDVREQMKAE; this is encoded by the exons ATGATTCCTGTAACTGAATTTCGTCAGTTTTCTGAGCAGCAGCCAGCATTCAGGGTCCTGAAGCCATGGTGGGATGTGTTTACAGACTATCTCTCGGTAGCCATGCTGATGATTGGTGTGTTCGGATGTACGTTACAG GTCATGCAAGACAAGATAATATGCCTTCCAAAGAGAGTACAGCCTTGGCAGAATGACTCTTACAGTCCTAATGTATCCACTACAGTCCCCAATACAACCCTATTTCCTCCACCTAAACCATCCACTCCTCCTGCCACTGTTGAAATGAAGGGACTTAAGACAGACTTAGACCTTCAGCAATATAGCTTTATAAACCAAATGTGCTATGAACGTGCCCTGCATTGGTATGCAAAGTATTTCCCTTACCTTGTCCTTATACATACTCTGGTGTTCATGCTGTGTAGTAACTTCTGGTTCAAATTCCCTGGATCAAGCTCAAAAATTGAACACTTCATTTCAATACTGGGGAAATGTTTTGACTCTCCCTGGACAACAAGGGCCTTATCTGAAGTGTCTGGAGAAGACTCTGAAGAAAAAGATAACAGGAAGAACAATATAAGCAGGTCAAATACTATCCAACCTAGCACGGAAGGCACTTTGGTCAAAACTCAGTCCTTGAAATCAATACCGGAAAAGTTAGTTGTGGATAAGGGGACAGTAGGGGCTCTGGATAAAAAAGAAGGAGAACAAgcaaaagcattgtttgaaaagGTGAAGAAATTTCGACTGCATGTTGAGGAAAGTGATCTGCTCTATGCTATGTATGTTCGCCAGACTGTACTTAAAGTTATTAAATTTCTTATCATTATTGCTTACAACAGTGCATTGGTTTCAGAAGTTCAGTTTACAGTAGACTGTAATGTTGACATACAGGACATGACAGGCTATAAGAATTTTTCCTGTAATCATACTATGGCACATCTTTTCTCCAAACTTTCCTTCTGCTACCTGTGCTTCGTAAGCATCTATGGACTAACGTGCCTTTACACTTTATATTGGCTCTTCTATCGTTCATTGAAGGAATATTCCTTTGAATATGTTCGCCAGGAGACTGGGATTGATGATATCCCAGATGTTAAAAATGACTTTGCTTTTATGCTTCACATGATAGATCAGTATGACCCTCTTTATTCAAAGAGATTTGCTGTGTTCCTGTCTGAAGTCAGCGAAAACAAACTGAAACAGCTGAACTTAAACAATGAGTGGACGGCAGATAAATTGAGGCAGAGGCTACAAACAAATGTCCATAACCATTTGGAACTGCAGCTTTTTATGCTCTCAGGACTTCCAGACACAGTTTTTGAAATTACAGAGCTTCAGTCTCTAAAGCTTGAAATCATTAATAATGTTATGATACCAGCGACTATTGCGCAGCTGGACAATCTCCAAGAGCTCTCCTTACACCAGTGTTCTGTGAAGATCCACAGTGCTGCACTGGCATTTCTGAAGGAGAATCTCAAGATCTTGAGTGTCAAGTTTGATGACATCAGAGAGCTTCCGCCTTGGATGTATGGACTCCGAAATTTGGAAGAGCTCTACTTAATTGGCTCTCTGAGTCATGATATTTCCAAAAACATTACTCTTGAGTCTTTTCGGGACCTTAAAAGCCTTAAAATTCTTTACATTAAAAGCAATGTGTCCAAAATCCCACAATCTGCAGTTGATGTTTCAAGTCACCTTCAAAAACTGTGCATCTATAATGATGGCACCAAGTTAGTGATGTTCAATAACCTGAAGAAAATGGTTAACTTGACTGAGTTAGAGTTGGTTCATTGTGATTTGGAGCGCATACCTCATGCTGTTTTTAGCCTTCTCAGTTTGCAGGAGTTAGATTTAAAGGAAAACAACCTCAAATCAATTGAAGAAATAGTCAGTTTTCAACATCTGAGAAAACTTACAATCTTAAAGCTGTGGTATAACAGTATAACCTATATCCCAGAGCATATAAAGAAGCTCACTAGCCTGGAACGTCTTTTCTTTAGTCATAACAAAATAGAGGTTCTTCCATCCCACCTATTCCTATGCAACAAAATTAGATACTTAGATTTGTCTTACAATGACATTCGATTTATTCCACCAGAAATAGGAGTGCTGCAAAGTTTacagtatttttccatcactTGTAACAAAGTGGAGAGTGTGCCAGATGAACTGTACTTTTGCAAAAAACTCAAGACTCTGAAGATTGGGAAAAATAACTTGTCAGTCCTTTCACCTAAAATTGGTAATTTAGTATTCCTCTCCTACTTGGATATTAAAGGCAATCACTTTGAAATTCTCCCACCTGAACTTGGTGAATGTAGGGCTTTGAAGCGAATTGGCTTGATTGTAGAGGACACCTTGTTTGAAACTTTGCCTTCTGATGTCAGGGAGCAAATGAAAGCTGAATAA